A single genomic interval of Gossypium raimondii isolate GPD5lz chromosome 11, ASM2569854v1, whole genome shotgun sequence harbors:
- the LOC105804149 gene encoding kinesin-like protein KIN-14B isoform X1 — protein MGEQKSSNNNRWNWEVSGFEPRRTSPSSPEDLPRASVAPLMRRYSISAASSLASPFSSEFSKQALASKVLRLKDKVKLAKEDYLELRQEVNDLQEYSNAKLDRVTRYLGVLADKTRKLDQFALESEARISPLVNEKKRLFNDLLTAKGNIKLFCRTRPLFEDEGPSVVEFPDECTIRINTGDDTIANPKKDFEFDRVYGPHVGQAELFSDVQPFVQSALDGYNISIFAYGQTQSGKTHTMEGSNHDRGLYARCFEELFDLANSDLTSTSKFNFSVTAFDLYNEQIRDLLSESGSTLPKICLELPESSVELVQDKVDNPMDFSKVLKAAFQIRESDTSKFNVSHLIIMVHIYYSNVISGENSYSKLSLIDLAGSDGQILEEDSGERVTDLLHVMKSLSALGDVLSSLTSKKDNIPYENSMLTNILADSLGGNSKSLMIVNICPNAANLSETLSSLNFAARARNSVLSLGNRDTIKKWRDVVHKGRADSKARSNIRANDARKELYEKEKEIQDLKQEVLGLKQELKGANDQCVLLFNEVQKAWKVSFTLHSDLKSENVMLEDKHKIEKEQNAQLRNQVAQLLQSEQEQKLQMQQYDSTIQTLQAKVKSLELQLNEAIRSGEAKSVSSEKGSGVSTISKTAGDGMDSSAVTKKLEEELKKRDALIERLHEENEKLFDRLTEKASTGGSPQVPSPFSKGTANTQPQDPGRNDRRSIDVPLQLAMDKTDGAGALVKAGSDKVKTTPAGEYLTAALNDFDPDQYDSIAAISDGANKLLMLVLAAVIKAGASREHEILAEIRDAVFAFIRKMEPKRVMDTMLVSRVRILYIRSLLARSPELQSIKVSPVECFLEKPNSGRSRSSSRSNSPGRSPVRYVDEQIQGFKVNIKPEKKSKLSSVVSRIRGFDQDTLRQQQVTGGKLREIQEEAKSFAVGNKALAALFVHTPAGELQRQIRSWLAENFEFLSVTGDEASGGTTGQLELLSTAIMDGWMAGLGAALPPNTDALGQLLSEYAKRVFTSQLQHLKDIAGTLATEEADDASQVAKLRSALESVDHKRRKILQQMRNDAALLTLENGSSPIQNPSTAAEDARLASLISLDGILKQVKDITRQSSVSSMGRSKKKAIIASLDELGERMPSLLDIDHPCAQRQIANARRLVESVREEDDPAPEIHHAQRPSAELGSGTDTDVAQWNVLQFNTGSTTPFIIKCGANSNSELVIKADAKVQEPKGGEIVRVVPRPSVLENTSLDEMKQIFSELPEALSLLALARTADGTRARYSRLYRTLAMKVPSLRDLVGELEKGGVLKDVKS, from the exons ATGGGGGAGCAGAAGAGTAGCAACAATAACCGGTGGAACTGGGAGGTGAGTGGCTTCGAGCCACGGCGGACGTCGCCGTCGTCTCCGGAGGACCTACCTAGGGCCAGTGTTGCGCCGTTGATGCGACGGTACTCGATCTCGGCTGCCTCCTCGTTGGCTTCGCCGTTTTCTTCGGAATTTTCTAAGCAGGCTTTGGCTTCTAAGGTGCTCCGATTGAAGGATAAAGTTAAG CTTGCAAAAGAAGACTACTTGGAGTTGCGACAGGAAGTTAATGATCTGCAGGAATATTCAAATGCTAAACTCGATCGAGTTACACGTTACCTAGGTGTTCTTGCCGATAAAACTCGTAAACTAG ATCAATTTGCCCTTGAAAGTGAGGCTAGAATATCTCCGTTGGTCAATGAGAAGAAAAGGTTGTTTAATGACTTATTGACAGCCAAAG GAAACATAAAGTTATTTTGTCGGACAAGACCACTTTTTGAAGATGAAGGTCCTTCAGTTGTTGAATTTCCTGATGAGTGTACTATTCGTATAAATACTGGTGATGATACAATTGCCAACCCCaaaaaagattttgaatttgACAGGGTTTATGGGCCTCATGTTGGGCAAG CTGAGCTGTTCAGTGATGTTCAACCATTTGTGCAATCAGCCTTGGATGGATATAATATTTCCATATTTGCTTACGGACAAACTCAGTCAGGAAAGACACACACCATG GAGGGATCTAACCATGATCGTGGCTTATATGCTCGTTGTTTTGAGGAGCTGTTTGATTTAGCCAACTCAGATTTAACTTcaacatcaaaattcaatttctcaGTCACAGCCTTTGATCTCTATAATGAACAG ATAAGGGATTTGCTCTCAGAATCAGGGAGTACTTTACCAAAGATATGTTTGGAGTTACCGGAATCTTCTGTAGAACTTGTGCAGGACAAAGTTGATAACCCGATGGACTTCTCTAAAGTCCTGAAAGCAGCATTTCAAATCCGCGAAAGTGACACATCAAAGTTCAATGTTTCTCATTT GATCATCATGGTGCACATATATTATAGTAATGTGATCAGTGGAGAAAACTCATACAGCAAACTTTCTCTGATTGACTTGGCTGGAAGTGATGgtcaaattttagaagaagatAGCGGCGAGCGTGTGACGGACTTACTTCATGTCATGAAATCACTTTCAGC GttgggagatgttttgtcttctCTGACTTCAAAGAAGGATAATATTCCTTATGAAAATTCAATGCTTACCAATATTCTTGCAGACTCGCTAG GGGGAAACTCAAAAAGTTTGATGATTGTTAACATCTGTCCAAATGCTGCAAATCTATCTGAGACATTATCATCTCTCAATTTTGCTGCACGAGCTCGAAATTCTGTACTAAGCCTTGGAAATAGGGATACTATTAAGAAATGGAGAGATGTT GTCCACAAAGGGAGAGCTGATTCTAAAGCCAGAAGCAATATTAGG GCCAATGATGCACGCAAGGAGCTTTAtgagaaggaaaaggaaattcAAGATCTGAAACAAGAGGTTTTGGGACTAAAACAAGAACTTAAAGGGGCAAATGATCAGTGTGTCCTACTATTCAATGAAGTTCAGAAGGCGTGGAAAGTTTCTTTTACTCTGCATTCAGACCTAAag TCTGAAAATGttatgcttgaggacaagcataAAATAGAGAAGGAACAGAATGCACAGCTCAGAAATCAAGTTGCTCAATTGCTACAGTCGGAACAAGAGCAAAAACTGCAAATGCAACAATATGATTCAACGATTCAAACATTGCAG GCAAAAGTAAAAAGTCTTGAATTGCAACTCAATGAAGCCATTCGTTCTGGTGAAGCTAAGTCCGTTAGCTCAGAAAAGGGGTCTGGAGTTTCAACAATATCAAAAACAGCAGGGGATGGTATGGATTCTTCAGCTGTGACTAAGAAACTTGAGGAGGAACTCAAGAAACGTGATGCTCTGATTGAG AGGTTGcatgaagaaaatgagaaattatttgATAGATTGACCGAGAAAGCATCTACGGGTGGATCACCACAg GTGCCAAGCCCATTTTCAAAAGGAACAGCAAACACTCAGCCTCAAGACCCTGGGAG GAATGATCGACGGTCCATCGATGTCCCTTTGCAATTGGCCATGGATAAGACTGATGGTGCAGGTGCTTTGGTTAAAGCTGGTTCTGATAAGGTTAAAACCACACCTGCTGGAGAATATCTTACTGCTGCACTGAATGACTTTGATCCTGACCAATATGACAGTATTGCTGCGATTTCAGATGGAGCAAACAAGCTTTTGATGCTG GTCCTGGCAGCTGTCATTAAAGCAGGTGCTTCTAGAGAGCATGAAATACTTGCCGAAATTAGAGATGCTGTTTTTGCTTTTATCCGAAAAATGGAACCAAAGAGAGTAATGGATACCATGCTTGTTTCCCGTGttagaattttatatataaggtCTTTGCTTGCTAGATCACCGGAGCTTCAGTCCATCAAG GTTTCCCCTGTTGAGTGCTTTCTAGAAAAGCCTAATTCAGGACGCAGTAGAAGTTCCAGCCGAAGTAACAGTCCTGGAAGATCTCCTGTGCGCTATGTTGATGAGCAGATCCAGggatttaaagtaaatataaagccagaaaaaaaatcaaagttgtCTTCTGTTGTTTCAAGAATACGTGGATTTGATCAG GATACCCTGAGGCAGCAGCAGGTTACTGGTGGAAAGCTAAGAGAAATACAAGAGGAGGCCAAAAGTTTTGCTGTTGGAAACAAGGCTCTTGCTGCTCTTTTTGTCCATACTCCTGCTGGTGAATTGCAGCGGCAAATTAGGTCGTGGCTTGCAGAAAACTTTGAGTTTCTTTCTGTTACAGGGGATGAAGCATCTGGGGGGACCACTGGCCAGCTAGAGCTTCTTTCAACTGCTATTATGGATGGTTGGATGGCTGGGCTAGGTGCTGCACTCCCTCCTAATACGGATGCTCTTGGTCAGCTTTTATCAGAGTATGCAAAGCGGGTTTTTACTTCTCAGTTGCAGCACTTGAAG GATATTGCTGGAACCCTAGCAACAGAAGAGGCTGATGATGCTTCCCAAGTGGCAAAGTTGCGTTCAGCTCTTGAATCTGTTGATCACAAACGAAGAAAG ATTTTGCAACAAATGAGAAATGATGCTGCGTTGCTAACATTGGAGAATGGTAGTTCACCCATTCAGAACCCTTCTACTGCAGCTGAAGATGCCCGTTTAGCTTCTCTGATTTCTCTTGATGGCATCTTGAAGCAAGTCAAG GATATAACAAGGCAATCTTCTGTAAGTAGCATGGGTAGAAGTAAGAAGAAAGCAATTATAGCATCACTAGATGAGCTGGGGGAACGAATGCCCTCCCTTCTTGACATCGATCATCCATGCGCTCAGAGGCAAATTGCCAATGCTCGGCGCCTGGTTGAG TCGGTTCGTGAAGAGGATGATCCGGCACCAGAGATACACCATGCTCAAAGGCCATCTGCGGAATTGGGATCTGGTACTGATACAGATGTTGCACAATGGAATGTATTACAATTCAACACAGGCTCAACAACCCCATTTATCATCAAGTGTGGAGCAAATTCCAATTCCGAACTGGTTATCAAAGCAGATGCAAAGGTTCAGGAACCCAAGGGTGGTGAAATTGTGAGGGTTGTTCCTAGACCCTCTGTTTTAGAAAATACGAGCTTGGatgaaatgaaacaaatattCTCTGAACTTCCAGAGGCTCTGAGCTTACTTGCCCTAGCCAGGACTGCGGACGGCACCCGAGCTCGGTATTCCAGATTGTATAGGACATTGGCGATGAAGGTTCCATCGCTAAGGGATCTAGTTGGGGAGCTCGAAAAGGGGGGAGTATTAAAAGATGTAAAGTCGTGA
- the LOC105804149 gene encoding kinesin-like protein KIN-14B isoform X2 gives MGEQKSSNNNRWNWEVSGFEPRRTSPSSPEDLPRASVAPLMRRYSISAASSLASPFSSEFSKQALASKVLRLKDKVKLAKEDYLELRQEVNDLQEYSNAKLDRVTRYLGVLADKTRKLDQFALESEARISPLVNEKKRLFNDLLTAKGNIKLFCRTRPLFEDEGPSVVEFPDECTIRINTGDDTIANPKKDFEFDRVYGPHVGQAELFSDVQPFVQSALDGYNISIFAYGQTQSGKTHTMEGSNHDRGLYARCFEELFDLANSDLTSTSKFNFSVTAFDLYNEQIRDLLSESGSTLPKICLELPESSVELVQDKVDNPMDFSKVLKAAFQIRESDTSKFNVSHLIIMVHIYYSNVISGENSYSKLSLIDLAGSDGQILEEDSGERVTDLLHVMKSLSALGDVLSSLTSKKDNIPYENSMLTNILADSLGGNSKSLMIVNICPNAANLSETLSSLNFAARARNSVLSLGNRDTIKKWRDVANDARKELYEKEKEIQDLKQEVLGLKQELKGANDQCVLLFNEVQKAWKVSFTLHSDLKSENVMLEDKHKIEKEQNAQLRNQVAQLLQSEQEQKLQMQQYDSTIQTLQAKVKSLELQLNEAIRSGEAKSVSSEKGSGVSTISKTAGDGMDSSAVTKKLEEELKKRDALIERLHEENEKLFDRLTEKASTGGSPQVPSPFSKGTANTQPQDPGRNDRRSIDVPLQLAMDKTDGAGALVKAGSDKVKTTPAGEYLTAALNDFDPDQYDSIAAISDGANKLLMLVLAAVIKAGASREHEILAEIRDAVFAFIRKMEPKRVMDTMLVSRVRILYIRSLLARSPELQSIKVSPVECFLEKPNSGRSRSSSRSNSPGRSPVRYVDEQIQGFKVNIKPEKKSKLSSVVSRIRGFDQDTLRQQQVTGGKLREIQEEAKSFAVGNKALAALFVHTPAGELQRQIRSWLAENFEFLSVTGDEASGGTTGQLELLSTAIMDGWMAGLGAALPPNTDALGQLLSEYAKRVFTSQLQHLKDIAGTLATEEADDASQVAKLRSALESVDHKRRKILQQMRNDAALLTLENGSSPIQNPSTAAEDARLASLISLDGILKQVKDITRQSSVSSMGRSKKKAIIASLDELGERMPSLLDIDHPCAQRQIANARRLVESVREEDDPAPEIHHAQRPSAELGSGTDTDVAQWNVLQFNTGSTTPFIIKCGANSNSELVIKADAKVQEPKGGEIVRVVPRPSVLENTSLDEMKQIFSELPEALSLLALARTADGTRARYSRLYRTLAMKVPSLRDLVGELEKGGVLKDVKS, from the exons ATGGGGGAGCAGAAGAGTAGCAACAATAACCGGTGGAACTGGGAGGTGAGTGGCTTCGAGCCACGGCGGACGTCGCCGTCGTCTCCGGAGGACCTACCTAGGGCCAGTGTTGCGCCGTTGATGCGACGGTACTCGATCTCGGCTGCCTCCTCGTTGGCTTCGCCGTTTTCTTCGGAATTTTCTAAGCAGGCTTTGGCTTCTAAGGTGCTCCGATTGAAGGATAAAGTTAAG CTTGCAAAAGAAGACTACTTGGAGTTGCGACAGGAAGTTAATGATCTGCAGGAATATTCAAATGCTAAACTCGATCGAGTTACACGTTACCTAGGTGTTCTTGCCGATAAAACTCGTAAACTAG ATCAATTTGCCCTTGAAAGTGAGGCTAGAATATCTCCGTTGGTCAATGAGAAGAAAAGGTTGTTTAATGACTTATTGACAGCCAAAG GAAACATAAAGTTATTTTGTCGGACAAGACCACTTTTTGAAGATGAAGGTCCTTCAGTTGTTGAATTTCCTGATGAGTGTACTATTCGTATAAATACTGGTGATGATACAATTGCCAACCCCaaaaaagattttgaatttgACAGGGTTTATGGGCCTCATGTTGGGCAAG CTGAGCTGTTCAGTGATGTTCAACCATTTGTGCAATCAGCCTTGGATGGATATAATATTTCCATATTTGCTTACGGACAAACTCAGTCAGGAAAGACACACACCATG GAGGGATCTAACCATGATCGTGGCTTATATGCTCGTTGTTTTGAGGAGCTGTTTGATTTAGCCAACTCAGATTTAACTTcaacatcaaaattcaatttctcaGTCACAGCCTTTGATCTCTATAATGAACAG ATAAGGGATTTGCTCTCAGAATCAGGGAGTACTTTACCAAAGATATGTTTGGAGTTACCGGAATCTTCTGTAGAACTTGTGCAGGACAAAGTTGATAACCCGATGGACTTCTCTAAAGTCCTGAAAGCAGCATTTCAAATCCGCGAAAGTGACACATCAAAGTTCAATGTTTCTCATTT GATCATCATGGTGCACATATATTATAGTAATGTGATCAGTGGAGAAAACTCATACAGCAAACTTTCTCTGATTGACTTGGCTGGAAGTGATGgtcaaattttagaagaagatAGCGGCGAGCGTGTGACGGACTTACTTCATGTCATGAAATCACTTTCAGC GttgggagatgttttgtcttctCTGACTTCAAAGAAGGATAATATTCCTTATGAAAATTCAATGCTTACCAATATTCTTGCAGACTCGCTAG GGGGAAACTCAAAAAGTTTGATGATTGTTAACATCTGTCCAAATGCTGCAAATCTATCTGAGACATTATCATCTCTCAATTTTGCTGCACGAGCTCGAAATTCTGTACTAAGCCTTGGAAATAGGGATACTATTAAGAAATGGAGAGATGTT GCCAATGATGCACGCAAGGAGCTTTAtgagaaggaaaaggaaattcAAGATCTGAAACAAGAGGTTTTGGGACTAAAACAAGAACTTAAAGGGGCAAATGATCAGTGTGTCCTACTATTCAATGAAGTTCAGAAGGCGTGGAAAGTTTCTTTTACTCTGCATTCAGACCTAAag TCTGAAAATGttatgcttgaggacaagcataAAATAGAGAAGGAACAGAATGCACAGCTCAGAAATCAAGTTGCTCAATTGCTACAGTCGGAACAAGAGCAAAAACTGCAAATGCAACAATATGATTCAACGATTCAAACATTGCAG GCAAAAGTAAAAAGTCTTGAATTGCAACTCAATGAAGCCATTCGTTCTGGTGAAGCTAAGTCCGTTAGCTCAGAAAAGGGGTCTGGAGTTTCAACAATATCAAAAACAGCAGGGGATGGTATGGATTCTTCAGCTGTGACTAAGAAACTTGAGGAGGAACTCAAGAAACGTGATGCTCTGATTGAG AGGTTGcatgaagaaaatgagaaattatttgATAGATTGACCGAGAAAGCATCTACGGGTGGATCACCACAg GTGCCAAGCCCATTTTCAAAAGGAACAGCAAACACTCAGCCTCAAGACCCTGGGAG GAATGATCGACGGTCCATCGATGTCCCTTTGCAATTGGCCATGGATAAGACTGATGGTGCAGGTGCTTTGGTTAAAGCTGGTTCTGATAAGGTTAAAACCACACCTGCTGGAGAATATCTTACTGCTGCACTGAATGACTTTGATCCTGACCAATATGACAGTATTGCTGCGATTTCAGATGGAGCAAACAAGCTTTTGATGCTG GTCCTGGCAGCTGTCATTAAAGCAGGTGCTTCTAGAGAGCATGAAATACTTGCCGAAATTAGAGATGCTGTTTTTGCTTTTATCCGAAAAATGGAACCAAAGAGAGTAATGGATACCATGCTTGTTTCCCGTGttagaattttatatataaggtCTTTGCTTGCTAGATCACCGGAGCTTCAGTCCATCAAG GTTTCCCCTGTTGAGTGCTTTCTAGAAAAGCCTAATTCAGGACGCAGTAGAAGTTCCAGCCGAAGTAACAGTCCTGGAAGATCTCCTGTGCGCTATGTTGATGAGCAGATCCAGggatttaaagtaaatataaagccagaaaaaaaatcaaagttgtCTTCTGTTGTTTCAAGAATACGTGGATTTGATCAG GATACCCTGAGGCAGCAGCAGGTTACTGGTGGAAAGCTAAGAGAAATACAAGAGGAGGCCAAAAGTTTTGCTGTTGGAAACAAGGCTCTTGCTGCTCTTTTTGTCCATACTCCTGCTGGTGAATTGCAGCGGCAAATTAGGTCGTGGCTTGCAGAAAACTTTGAGTTTCTTTCTGTTACAGGGGATGAAGCATCTGGGGGGACCACTGGCCAGCTAGAGCTTCTTTCAACTGCTATTATGGATGGTTGGATGGCTGGGCTAGGTGCTGCACTCCCTCCTAATACGGATGCTCTTGGTCAGCTTTTATCAGAGTATGCAAAGCGGGTTTTTACTTCTCAGTTGCAGCACTTGAAG GATATTGCTGGAACCCTAGCAACAGAAGAGGCTGATGATGCTTCCCAAGTGGCAAAGTTGCGTTCAGCTCTTGAATCTGTTGATCACAAACGAAGAAAG ATTTTGCAACAAATGAGAAATGATGCTGCGTTGCTAACATTGGAGAATGGTAGTTCACCCATTCAGAACCCTTCTACTGCAGCTGAAGATGCCCGTTTAGCTTCTCTGATTTCTCTTGATGGCATCTTGAAGCAAGTCAAG GATATAACAAGGCAATCTTCTGTAAGTAGCATGGGTAGAAGTAAGAAGAAAGCAATTATAGCATCACTAGATGAGCTGGGGGAACGAATGCCCTCCCTTCTTGACATCGATCATCCATGCGCTCAGAGGCAAATTGCCAATGCTCGGCGCCTGGTTGAG TCGGTTCGTGAAGAGGATGATCCGGCACCAGAGATACACCATGCTCAAAGGCCATCTGCGGAATTGGGATCTGGTACTGATACAGATGTTGCACAATGGAATGTATTACAATTCAACACAGGCTCAACAACCCCATTTATCATCAAGTGTGGAGCAAATTCCAATTCCGAACTGGTTATCAAAGCAGATGCAAAGGTTCAGGAACCCAAGGGTGGTGAAATTGTGAGGGTTGTTCCTAGACCCTCTGTTTTAGAAAATACGAGCTTGGatgaaatgaaacaaatattCTCTGAACTTCCAGAGGCTCTGAGCTTACTTGCCCTAGCCAGGACTGCGGACGGCACCCGAGCTCGGTATTCCAGATTGTATAGGACATTGGCGATGAAGGTTCCATCGCTAAGGGATCTAGTTGGGGAGCTCGAAAAGGGGGGAGTATTAAAAGATGTAAAGTCGTGA
- the LOC105804150 gene encoding uncharacterized protein LOC105804150 — protein sequence MPVVITTPGYRYCHKVNHCLSASISALSTVKKPMVTTASSSGTPSNAGAFTTIKETVTFEKEIKKSKFIAIAGPISNEQSAHSFLNQVKDPRATHNCWAYKVGDQYRSNDDGEPSGTAGKPIHSAIVSSGLDRIMVVVIRYFGGIKLGTGGLVRAYGGVASECLRNAPTCLVKSKVPMGVEVPFDLLGVLYHQLQSFEVEDIKQDYDTGKDGTTMVSFKVEFDQSEKLEEAIKANCSRELVFYKH from the exons ATGCCAGTTGTAATAACAACACCTGGCTATCGCTACTGCCACAAGGTCAACCACTGCCTCTCCGCCTCAATTTCCGCCCTCTCCACCGTCAAAAAACCAATGGTCACTACCGCCAGCAGCTCCGGCACCCCCAGCAACGCAGGCGCCTTCACCACCATTAAAGAAACAGTAACATtcgaaaaagaaataaaaaagagcaAATTCATCGCCATCGCTGGTCCCATCTCTAACGAGCAGTCCGCTCACTCTTTCCTCAACCAAGTCAAGGATCCGCGTGCCACTCACAATTGTTGGGCTTACAAG GTTGGGGATCAGTATCGGTCGAATGATGACGGCGAACCTTCTGGAACGGCGGGGAAGCCGATTCATTCTGCAATTGTTTCTTCAGGTTTAGACAGAATCATGGTGGTCGTTATTAg GTATTTTGGGGGAATTAAATTGGGAACGGGAGGACTTGTTAGGGCTTATGGTGGAGTGGCCTCGGAATGCTTGAGAAATGCTCCAACTTGTCTTGTAAAATCTAAA GTTCCAATGGGAGTGGAGGTTCCTTTCGATCTTTTGGGAGTTCTATACCATCAA TTACAATCTTTCGAAGTTGAGGACATCAAACAGGATTATGATACAGGCAAAGATGGGACCACCATGGTTTCCTTCAAGGTTGAATTCGATCAATCTGAGAAACTAGAAGAGGCTATCAAAGCCAACTGTAGTAGAGAACTCGTATTTTATAAGCATTGA